GGAGAACCCATCGGCCAGCTGGTCCAGGGGctggcttgggggggggggaggaagggggaagggggggaggaagggggaagaggtggggagaggaaggggtggggaggggggagaggaaggggtggggagaggaaggcGGTGGggcaggaggggaggggaaggggaagggggcagGGAATGGGCGGCTTCctgtctttccctcctcccagagGGCCTTGGTACTCATCCACATGGTCCACAGGGCCCCAGGTGGCCTTCCCTCTCACCCTTCCGtctcttgtctttgtctctctttccacAGGTCCCCGGACCGGAGCTGGGAGCTCCTTCCCCCGCCCCTACCCCCAAGAAGGAGCTGAGAATGTCCCCTCTTCCTCCCTACCCTTGGTCCCTCCCCCGGGACCAGAGCCCCTCAGGTCCAGGTGTGGGGGACTTCTACATGTCCAACTGCTTTCAAGGGGGTATCtgaggggtgggagggagggggttATTCTCACTGTGCCAACAGGGGCTAaggccccccctcccccctcccaggaGCCACCCTCTGCCTCTGttcccttcccccagcccccCCATAAGAGCGTCCCTGGGCgccaccacacacacactcaccacgcatatacacacacactcccccAAAGGCTTTGGGGCTGCTGCCGGGGCAGGCAGTGCTCCTGGGAATGTGAAGCCGCTAGTGGCCTTACCCCTGCCTTTGGGAGCAGGACCTTTTGTAGAGAGCTTTATCCAGgcaggccgggccgggccggcgGGCTAGGCCGGACCGAGCTAAGCTAAATTCAGCTGGGCTGAGCCCCACTACGCTGGGCTGAGCACGCTCGCTCCCTCCCTCGTTCGCTCGCTCCGCTCACTCGCTCAGCCGAGCCCGCTAGGCCACGGCCAGCCAGgacctgggtttttttttttttgttttttttgttttttttttttttaatgcagtgaCCCCTGAACAGGGGGTGGGTGGGGGCAGGGACAGAGGAGGGCCCAAGCCTGAGCCGTGGAGCAGCCAGCCAGGCCGAGGCAACTCTTTGGAAAGCTGCAGATAACCTAAAAgctttttataaactttttatgATATATAAACACAAGTATAGAGATTTTAACAGAGAGGCAAGGTGCTAGGGATTGGGGGGGATCGCTTTTCTTTGTGAAGGCTTTATAATCGTGACACAAGGCAAACACTACAGacggcagacagacagacagacacacacatccGGATGCTAGGGAAGGAGAGGCAGTTCCTGGCAAGCCCCaggggaaaaggggggagaggaactGCAGGAAGATGGACCATCCTGGTCTCCCCAGGGAGAAGCCAATCCCAGGAAGGCCGAGGGGGCTGGTGGGGGGGCCCTGTGGTGGCTTAGGGAAGGATCCCCCACGtgtttggagaaggaaggagccAAAGTGCCCTGCTTCCAGGGGCAGCCTCCAGCCCTGGGAGCTCCTGCCTGGGCACTGGATTCAGCACTGCCACCGCCGTtgctgccgccgccgccactgccattgttgctgttgctgctgctgctgctcctgctccCGCTCCTGCTCCCACTACCGCCACCACCACCACCGCTGCCGCCACCAACGCCACCACCGACACCAAACACCACCGACACCGCCGGGGCTGGGGGATGACTTGGGTGGGTGTCCAGAGACCTCACTCCTCAGAGCCCTGGCCAGCTCCTCCCCCGGCTCCCTCAGCACAGTCCCCTGCCCCTCCCTGCTGTGGGTTCCCATCGTGTCCTGGGTCCTGCCCAGATTGTGTCAATGTATGTATGTACTAGATCTAAGTGAGAAAGTGTGtcaaatgattaaattaaataaatggagacataaataaataaataaataaatggaaacataaaagaaataaataaatagataaatatctaGAAGTGGCCCAGCTTTCTGCTGCCTCCTTGCCCACCTGGGAGAGCTGGGACAGAATGGCTGCAGACCATGAccaggagaggaaaggggggTCGTGCAGGGGGAGCCAAGTGTAACCAGGGCACGCGTCGGGGCCTCGAGCAAGCCTCCGCTGCCTCACCCTCACGCTCCGTCTTCGAACACCCCTGGAGGCTGGCCCTCTTCTCCCCTATCTCCTGGGGCCAACTCTGCCCTCATCCCGGTGAGGGGGCCACCACCCCAGCAGGcattggaaagaaccttagagaccCCGTTCACTCGGGCAGGAAGGCCTCCCGAGGCACCTTGTCCCATACTTGGGCGACCGAGTTCACGTTAGGAAGCTTTCTCATTCAGAGCCCACAACAGCTCACTACCACCAGGCCCCAGCTCCCTCTGAATGGTGAATTCTCCAACCACGATCACGTCCCTCGGCAGCGTCAAGGTCACACGTGCCACGGTCCTTCGCCTGACCCTCCCCAAGGATGTTATGGCAGGCCCCTCAACCGCCTTGGTCTCCCCTTTCTGGATGTTGATTGCCACTGGCCCTTCTTAAAGGGTGCCTGCCAGAACTGAACCCGGGCCTGCTATAAATGGGGTCTCGCTCAGGGCACAGGAGAGTGAGACTTTGGGCTGCCTTGTATGCTACGTTTGGTGTCTATTCCCAGGGCCCCCACCTCCCGCATCAGATGCTTTCTGAAGCTCGCAGCCTCCCACGAGCCCTCAGGTCTCATTCCACAGGACCACGAACTTGCCACAGGCCCAGCTGCTCCCAAGCTTGCAAGAAAGGTCAGTGGAAGCATCCCTACCCTACACTCCACTCCACCCTTTATTGATTAACTTAGCGATGTTTATCTTTCTTTCCAGCAGCTTCAGGTTTAGTCTTGGTAAGTGAAGAACCTCCCCTTCGAGGGCCTGTCTCTTCTTCGACTGTTCCCGGCGCTCCCATCCGTCCTATATTTTTAGTCtagatggggagggggggagcgGTTATTAAGCCTGAACATGAAAGGGGGATGCTCTCAACTGGAGAAAATGGCTGTGAGAGCGCAGGGAAGGGCCCAGCTTGGAAAGGCCCAGAAGGGCCATGGCCAGCAGGCCCCAGGGAGCAGGGCTCAGGGGAAGGGTTGTGGGTAAGCAGGGCCAGCGAGTCTCACCTGAATGTTCATGTAAGAGTCTATAGGAGTGATTTTCTTAGCGTCCTGACCACGGAGCATCTTTATTCGACTCTTTTCCAGATAGTCACACTGTGATTTAAGGGCATCTGGGCCCAGGAAACAAAACTTGAGTGCCCCACTAAATGAGGAGATGTCTTATCCTCCTTATGGTCACTAGGACTCAGTGATGCTCTACCCAGCCTAGCCAGTGCCCTCTGTCATTGGACCTTCTCCACCTTGGCCCAGAATGGACAGTGGCCTCACTGTCCAGAGCCAATAAAAACTGTTGGGAACACATCTGAACCCTGGCTTTCTCCAATTACCAGGGAGGAACAGGGACAGAGGCCCACATGGTGGCGACCCAGCGGCCACCTTGCCCATAGCCATGAGAACAGTGATGCAAAGggaacagagagggagaaagaatggcCCGAAGGTCAGGGAGCTGGCCCACATGGGCCCTAGCACGCGACACCAGAGAAATAGCTGGTTCGGTGCACTAACTCCTCCTGCCAGTCTCCCGCTTCCAACCTCAAGGCACTTAGCACGGCCTAACTCCGCCCGTGGTCCCTTCCTGAGCTCCAGCTGTGTCCCTGGGACCTGGGTACAGGTCGCTGCACACAGCAGCAGGCCCTTAGGAGGAGTCTGAGGGCTATTCAAGTATTTTAGGGCATTGGGGTCTACAGGGGGCCTGGCCCTAGTCCTCTTCTCGGACCCCCCTCCCCTCGTCCTCAgcacactccctccctcccccctgtTCAGATCATCATCCCATGGTGCCCTCCTTGCCCCATCATGCTTCTTACCCAATAACTCTTGCTCTGGATCCTTCAGCAGAGGCACAAAGGCTCTGTAGGCATTTTCATTTCGGGTCCCTGCAAAGAGAGGTTTGAGCTACCCCCCCAAGGAAGCTCCATTGgactcccttccccttttccctctttgtccGGAAGCTTCCCTATATTTATGGGCTCTTCTCAAGATAGGAGTGGGAGCAGGGAGGACCCTAGCCTCTCTTGAGGTCCCCTGAAGCATCAAAGCACCCTGAGCTCAGAGCCAGAGAGGAGTcctgaggtcatctagtctaaatcCTGATGAAGAAACAGGGCCAGAGCAGTGAGGCTCAAAAGCAGCAGAGATCCCACCGGAAACTCCATCTGGAGCCACGTTCTGGATTAGGCCTCTGGGGGATGGTCCCGGGGCAGATGGTACAGAGGgccctggggggggaggggaactttaATCTGGGAGCTACCACCAAGGTCCTACCTGGCAACCCACGTTCCACCTTGCAAACGTAATAGGCGCTCCTGGCTTGGAGGAACTTGGTGGCTGATTCCCCAGGAAACTTGACCAGAAACAAGAGTTTCAGAGTCCCAGCCTCATCACAAAGGTCAATGAGTTCTGTGGGAAGACCCGAGGGAGACTTCAGAGGGTGAACAAAGGAGCGGGGATCACGGGGCAAAGAGGGGCTCCGTGCGGGGCCTGGGGTGGGGTCGGGGATGGGTCTAAAGGGGTTTTGTCCAGTGCCCGGCCCCAGCTGCTGAGCCCCTCACCTGTATCCTGCAGACCCACTTTATTTCGGATATAATGTAGCAATAGCAAGATTGAGCAGTTGGTGTTGACCAGAAATTGCTGGTTATCTGGAAGATACACAGAGGTGGCAAAGACATGTGAGccctggggggggtgggggggaagatgGAGCCGAGCTCAGAGGCTTCGGCCCTCCCTCAAGTCCCTTTGGTGGCCATGGGACAGCAGGACACTAGGCCTCCCGAGTATGGCAGCGAGACCAGACTGCCCTCCCCTTACTTACAGAAAGCGTCTGAGGCCATGGGGAAGCTCAGATGGCTAGTAAGTCCCCGGGAAAGTTGTGGGGCCCTCTGAGCCCCAGCTAAGGGACTGTCAGGACCCCCCGGGGCCCAGCTAAAAGGATGTCAGGGCCTCTCCCCGCAGGCCCCTCCCTGGCAGGCTCCTGGAGCTTGCCTCCTGGCTCCCCCCCTTACCTCCATGTTTGATGCAAATGAACATGCTCTTTAGCCTGACTTTCCACCTGCCACAAGGGGCCGAAGGGCCATACAGAACCTCAAGTCTGCGGGACACGGGCAGGGGCAGGGAGCAGAATGTCAGGATCCAGATAGACACCAAAAACTGGCCAGGGGCAGAGGTGGGCTGGCTAGTGGAGGCCCTGGTGGTTAACCAGCAGGATCACGGGTGGGGCCCAGGGCTCCCAGTGATTATGACATCAGGCAGAGATGATGAGAGAGGAGATGTGTGCTCCTGTGCTCAGATTGAGAGGGGAGCAACTTTGGGTGGGGGCTGAGATCGAGGATGGCCGGGGCTGGCTCCCAGAACGGCCAGAAAAGGCTCCGAGAGAAGTGTCCCTTTGGACCCGCTCCCCTACCCCCTCCCATTAATCTTCACTGTCTGGGAGCACAACTTGTCCTCTGGTCTGGGCCTGGCCGCCGTTctgccccctccctccatgtcccccTCCACCCACGTACACCACAAACATTCCTGTTTCTCATGAACtgaaactttattattattattttttttattgatccAGGAATAGCAGGGAGGAGAGAGGTAGAACCCCAAGAGAAGAAAGAGCTGGGGGGGGATTCAGCACAGCcaggacagagagaggggggagctCCCAAAGAGGGGATACggcagggggagggaaagagcaTCGTCCCAGGCCAGAGCCTGGCTGGTGACCGCTGGGGTCCGTGAGTCCCGCCTCAGGGTTCGGGGTCCGGGCTGTAGCTTGGAGGAGGGGCCCAATAAGGGCTGTGCTGGCTGCAGGGGGAGCCCCCCGGCCCTTCGGCTTGGGCTCCTGCCTTCGGGGGGAGCTCGCTCACGTGACAGAGCCTCTCACTGTAGTCTGGCTGCAGACTTTCAGCCAGCCCCTTGGACACACCGCTCCAAGTCTAAGAGCAGAGAGCCACCAAGGTTGGAGGTCAGCTTGTGGaatggggagggggtgaggggagcAGAAAGAAGGTTCTCACAGCTGGTAAGAGGGAAGGGCGGGGAGCCGCCAGGTTATTCCAGCCCTCCCTCCCACACTCACTGGGCTCCTCCGGGCCCCCACCCCTTGTAGCTGGGCCACATTTGCCAGCTAGTGTGCCCCTCagcacacacatgtgcacacatatacaacacgcatgtacacacacaacacatgtacacacacagtGGTTTTCTGTGCATGCTGTGTGCATGTTCTCACCGAGAAGTTCCCCTGGTGCGTGGTAAACAAATCATCTAGGCTCTTGAGGTTGGGGATTCGGGGCATCAGGATCACCCACACCCTGGGAGGGGACAGATGAGGGGCGGGAGCGTCAAGGTCCTGCTTCCAAGGGCCCCTTGGGCAACAAGCCCAGGTAGGACCTGTGCAATcgagcccccccccccaggagccGGCCCAGTTGCCAGCTgtgccctcctccccccaccccctccctaagTCTCACCGCTCCAGCCGCGTGAGCATGGTGATGAGAAAGATGAAGCCAGTCAGAAGGCCGAGGGGTACCAGCACAGTCTCCAGCACGGGCAGGGAGGGCTGCTCTAAGGCACCCAAGGGAGGGAGCTCATGGGACGACTCCCATCGGGGGCCCCGAGCCCTCCCCCCCAGCTCCCCTCCATACCGTCCTCCCACACCAAGATGGGGATTTGTCAGAACAGCCCAGGCCAAGGTCGGATGATGTGGCAAAGGGAAGAGGACAGGGGttagggagtagagggagagctTTACCCCTTGGACTTCTGCCCCCCCAGAGGACCGTGGGGCTCCACTGACTCCACTGCTGGGCATTGCCACAGTAAGGGCTGAAGCGGCTTCGGACCCGGAACTTGTAAAGTTTGTGCTCATCTACGCTGGGCAAGCCGAACTGCTGCCTCTGGTGTACAGATTGTTCCTGAGGGGAGGAAGAGGCCAGAGAAATGAGGGCACAAAGGAGAGGAGCGCCAAGGGGAGGATGCCCCCTAGTGAGTGGCCCCTTCCTCAGCTCCCTCTCTCTGCACCCAGTCTATTGTGATAGGCTCCCAGAACAGGAAATTGAGAGCCGCAGTCGAGGAGCTCCGAGTGGGGTGTCTGGGCCGGCCCTGTGGTCTTCCTGACAGGGAAACGGAAgggcagagaagggaaggggcTCCCTCGAATCTGGAGGACAAGGATCGGAAGGCAGGCCCTCCGCCTCCAGAATTGGCGCTCCTTCCCACGGGCTGTGCcgcctccctctctctcttaggAAGCCTCAGGCCTGTGGGTGCCGGGGTCCCTGCTTTCCTTTCCTTGCTCCCCTCTCCGTCCGGGGTCTGGTGACGCTGTCCAGATGACTTTGTCCCAGGTTAACCCCTAGCTGTGGTTCTAGGCCATCCGAGGCCCAACCTCCCACGTTAGGAGGCATGG
This is a stretch of genomic DNA from Sminthopsis crassicaudata isolate SCR6 chromosome X, ASM4859323v1, whole genome shotgun sequence. It encodes these proteins:
- the CXHXorf65 gene encoding uncharacterized protein CXorf65 homolog, with the translated sequence MFICIKHGDNQQFLVNTNCSILLLLHYIRNKVGLQDTELIDLCDEAGTLKLLFLVKFPGESATKFLQARSAYYVCKVERGLPGTRNENAYRAFVPLLKDPEQELLDALKSQCDYLEKSRIKMLRGQDAKKITPIDSYMNIQTKNIGRMGAPGTVEEETGPRRGGSSLTKTKPEAAGKKDKHR